A part of Gossypium hirsutum isolate 1008001.06 chromosome A07, Gossypium_hirsutum_v2.1, whole genome shotgun sequence genomic DNA contains:
- the LOC121203226 gene encoding polygalacturonase-like — protein sequence MQEESKVKLSNISFKNIHGTSTLPEAVKIICSATLPCENVELADIEITHSGLTGPSVSQCSNVKPKISSKQNPAACSAPIPLLDAWNEACSSTSPAKIVIPRGIYFLSTTTLDGPCKAPIELQVEGTVKASADPGAFKEPKWIAFNRIENFKFSGGGVFDGQGAIAYKRKGCEKHDYCDSLPIDGKIFFEHFTVSALGERPNTDGIHIRRSDGVNVLNTEIKIDDDCVSIGDGSKNLVINGVTCGPGHGIGIGSLKLFKNKEPVDGVTAKNCCNTPHPFQCRNRVT from the exons ATGCAGGAAGAATCAAAAGTTAAACTAAGCAACATTAGTTTCAAAAACATTCACGGCACTTCTACTCTTCCAGAAGCTGTCAAGATTATTTGTAGCGCTACTTTGCCGTGTGAAAATGTGGAACTTGCCGACATTGAAATTACGCACAGTGGACTGACTGGACCTTCAGTATCACAATGTTCGAATGTGAAGCCTAAAATTAGCAGCAAACAAAATCCAGCTGCATGTTCCGCCCCTATC ccATTGTTGGATGCTTGGAATGAAGCATGTTCCTCGACATCTCCGGCAAAAATTGTGATTCCTAGAGGGATATATTTTTTAAGTACAACTACCTTAGATGGTCCTTGCAAGGCTCCTATTGAGCTTCAAGTTGAAGGCACTGTGAAGGCTTCGGCAGACCCTGGTGCTTTCAAGGAGCCTAAATGGATTGCCTtcaatagaattgaaaattttaaattttctggAGGAGGAGTTTTTGATGGCCAAGGAGCCATTGCATATAAAAGGAAAGGTTGCGAAAAGCATGATTATTGTGATTCACTTCCTATT GAtggaaaaatatttttcgaaCATTTCACTGTATCTGCACTTGGAGAAAGGCCAAACACAGATGGGATTCACATCAGGAGATCAGATGGGGTCAATGTTCTTAACACGGAGATAAAAATCGatgatgattgtgtttcaattGGGGATGGTTCCAAAAATTTGGTTATCAATGGAGTAACTTGTGGACCAGGACATGGTATCGGTATTGGCAGTCtcaaattgtttaaaaataaagaacCTGTTGATGGAGTTACAGCAAAAAactgctgtaacacccctcacccgtttcaatgccggaatagggttacataG
- the LOC107942052 gene encoding nucleobase-ascorbate transporter 1 isoform X2: MMGNLKEVSSHVIGLQRFIQTMRAIQGALVIASSIQIILGYSQVWGLFSRFFSPLSMSPVVALVGLGLFQRGFPLLGNCVEIGLPMLLLVIGVSQYLKHVRPLRDIPIFERFPILICGTIIWIYSLILTAGGAYRNKPIATQISCRTDRANLISTAPWFKFPYPLQWGPPTFSASHSFAMMSAVLVSMVESTGAYKAASRLAIATPPPAYVLSRGIGWQGIGIMLDGLFGTVTGSTVSVENVGLLGLTRVGSRRVVQISAGFMMFFSIFGKFGAVFASIPFPIFAALYCVLFGLVGSVGLSFLQFTNMNCMRNLIITGLSLFLGISIPQFFNQYWNPSHRGLAHTNAAWFNAFVNTVFSSPAMVGLTVAVILDNTIEVEKSKKDRGMPWWVKFRTFRGDNRNEEFYTLPFNLNRFFPPT; the protein is encoded by the exons ATGAT GGGTAATTTGAAAGAGGTCTCTTCCCATGTGATTGGTTTGCAGAGATTTATACAAACGATGCGTGCAATTCAAGGAGCTCTTGTCATAGCCTCAAGCATACAAATTATACTGGGATACAGCCAAGTTTGGGGTCTCTTTTCACG GTTCTTCAGCCCCCTCAGTATGTCACCGGTGGTCGCATTGGTCGGCTTGGGATTGTTTCAAAGAGGGTTTCCTTTG CTTGGAAATTGTGTTGAAATCGGGCTGCCGATGCTGTTATTGGTGATCGGAGTGTCACAGTATCTAAAACATGTGAGACCATTAAGAGATATCCCAATTTTCGAAAGGTTTCCCATATTAATCTGCGGTACAATCATATGGATCTATTCCCTTATACTGACTGCCGGTGGGGCTTATCGTAACAAGCCGATTGCTACTCAAATTAGTTGTCGTACCGACCGAGCAAATCTCATATCAACTGCTCCATG GTTCAAGTTTCCTTACCCTCTTCAATGGGGTCCTCCTACATTTTCAGCTAGTCATTCCTTTGCTATGATGTCTGCAGTTTTAGTCTCTATGGTTGAG TCGACTGGAGCATACAAGGCGGCATCTCGATTGGCTATTGCGACTCCTCCTCCGGCTTACGTACTAAGTCGTGGCATTGGCTGGCAG GGGATTGGGATCATGCTTGATGGACTATTCGGAACGGTGACCGGTTCTACAGTTTCCGT GGAAAACGTTGGACTCCTAGGATTAACCCGAGTCGGAAGTCGCCGAGTTGTTCAGATATCTGCTGGCTTCATGATGTTTTTCTCTATATTTG GAAAATTTGGAGCAGTGTTTGCATCCATACCTTTCCCCATCTTTGCAGCACTTTATTGTGTACTTTTCGGCCTTGTTG GTTCCGTCGGATTATCGTTTCTACAATTCACAAACATGAATTGCATGAGAAACCTCATCATAACAGGATTATCACTTTTCTTAGGGATTTCCATCCCTCAATTCTTCAACCAATATTGGAACCCATCCCATCGTGGTCTCGCTCACACCAATGCCGCCTGG TTCAATGCATTCGTGAACACCGTGTTTTCATCGCCGGCGATGGTGGGACTGACAGTGGCGGTGATCTTAGACAACACGATAGAAGTGGAGAAATCGAAGAAAGATAGAGGGATGCCATGGTGGGTTAAGTTTAGAACATTTAGAGGAGATAATAGGAATGAAGAATTTTACACTTTGCCTTTTAATCTTAATAGGTTTTTTCCACCAacttaa